A window of Pseudoliparis swirei isolate HS2019 ecotype Mariana Trench chromosome 13, NWPU_hadal_v1, whole genome shotgun sequence genomic DNA:
TGTATTATTAAAGTGTTATCACATCATGTTCCTCTAAGCTTGTAAATTACTCAATTGATTCCATATTGATGAAGGGTGCATGAAGTTGACCCTCATGATTCTGTATAATCAACTTAAATAAAGCCCAGAAATATGAATACAGATGTGTTCACAGCGTAGTTACATGCTATTTAAATTGaacatttgttgtgtttttattaactGTCCCACAAAGATTTGATGCCTAAACCTGGAACCAAGTTTTGGGTTgactattaaccctcctgttaccttcacatttactaacatattttaccctccggggtcaatttgaccacagcaattaaaacctacagaaaattattagaattaatattgtttcccaagtttaagtgtgaggtactttatgtttgtttgttgactacctaaatagccctttaaatatataaaaaaattgatatttcttatatgtttgacacagttacaaacagcctggggtcaaattgaccccaaagaacaccgacattaaacattgaatggggtcaaattgacccgaaaggtaacaggagggttaagacatgGCGACCAGCAGAGGTCCTCATCTGGCAGCTTTCCTTCAGTGTTTCTGATTCCGCTTCCTGTTCTGCCCTAGAAAGCAAAACTTGTGAGGAACTTCCTTTAACTATCCCATCATTATGGATGAATGATGTGGGGTTCTCAATATTGTGTAATTTACGGCCCTTTTCTGATTGTAAACATAATGTCAAGGACACATTCCCAaaataaataaggaaaaaaaactACATGAGAAAAATAAACTGTGAATGTTTTCTGCCACTGTAAACTGTAACGATTAAAATAGTTTTGCTCATTGTATCTCAAGCCACATCGGATTGGCTGTGGGCTTAACGACTTGTGTCGCTCTGACAGCAGTTACAGTTACATGTTGAAGAACCGATATTGAACCACGCTGACATGGTaagaaataattattatatattcaagtcagttttctttaattttcttttcgATACAGGATACTGCTTTTAGAAGTTataaggcaacaaaaaaaattaaaaatttgtgtGAAACATGTGCAAAGGTCAAAAGTACAAGTGGCAATAAATATTTAAacgactaaaagtggatgtgtAAAGTAAATGAGGCATAAACTCAACGTGGGAGGATCCAAGGTCAGTGGAGATCCGGGGCGTATAGCCCTGGAATCTAGCAAAGAGTCACATCGATCAATAAATATCGCAATCAGTGCtgtatgaataaatgaatattaTGACTTCAAAAACACTGTTAACCGTCACTAAAAAGCACTTGTCTCATACATATGCGCTGCAAATGATCACACAGTATTGTCAATAAGTCTTGAAGGATAGTACTGAGCACAACACATGAACTACAGCATGTTCTTCAAGGATAGAGAGGCGGCGATGTTCTGATATATTGATAACATTATCCTTATTATTCCCTTTATCTATCAGCGGAGAATGTAACTGGAAGTGTATCTTGTTCTTACCTCACTAGGAGTGTGTCCAGCCCTTTGTAGGCCTACAGCAGATACTTTACACAGTTAAGGAGATCATTATGCCATAAAGTAAACAGCTGTAAGTTATCTGGTAAATGTGGATCTAAGGTGCAACTAAAGCTGATAGCAGCAACATTAAAAGACTGCTAACTGATTTGGTGGAAACACGTGTCGTATTTCTGAGAAACATAAGTTGTCGCTTTGCCCTTTGCTGGAAATGTCCATCTAAAAATAAATGGAGGCCTTTCTGCTGCAGTCAGCAGCAACGGCAGTATGTGTGTAAGACGAACACGTGCAGCAACCAGCTGAGGGTTAAACAAaagacatcatgacatcattggTACTGAATAATGCTGTGTAATTACAGGAACAAGTGGGAAACAACATAAAGACATTACTGCCTCGCATTACATCCATGTCTATCCAATATCTCACTTCAAAGTCAGTTCCTCAATGTGAacgtcaatacacacacacaaacaaatataatacaatgactgtgcaaagtatacaaagtaaaatataaaataaaatatatatgtatatatatacaacatatatgcatacacaatacaatactaatgactgcagtgtaaaattaaattaaatataaaatattaaatatagacagagtgtgcaaaatgcaaagtgtgtgtatgtgtgtagtgtaaatgaaaatgaaatgtgtgtgtgtgtgtatgtgtgtagtgtaaataaatgaaatgtgtgtgtatgtgtgtagtgtaaataaatgaaatgtgtgaagtgtacAGACGGACTCGAGGTTCAggcataataaaaaaaacatacaatatAGAGCAGAATATACATTTAACTGCACATACAATATAGAGCAGAATATACATTTAACTGAAAAACAGATGTCTCAAAAGATATTTAATTCAGTGTTTCCAAATATCGGCTGTGATGACTCTTCAGCAACAGATACTGATCTTTACACTAAGAAGTAGTGGCTTCGATATAGTGCAGTATAAGGGAATACCAATTTTCATGATAATAGACAGTATATTATACCATTGGATGATAATTACTGATGCATTCATGTGTAGGCCAAAATCACTTCAATGTTGTTGCTCGTAAATGTGGATCTGATTTCAACTCCTTTATGTATTGGGGTTTAATCTATAATTGTACATGATAAGGCATTGGTTGATTTATAGTTTGTATTTATATGatgttgtgaaataaatgtaGTTGAGTAAAAAGGACAACATTTTCTCCCAAAATGTAACGGAGTAGAAGTAGCATTTAAAGTACAGCAGAGTATCGTGGAGGCTACTTATGCCTCCATAATACTAAATAAAACTGTATATTTTCGTAAGCAGTGAACATTATTGCTACAAATTAAAATCTGGCTCTGGATAGGCAATTTGTGTTTCCGTTTATCTCCGCTATCACTAAAACGTCACCTGACAGAGCGTCACTCTCTTGgtcatttattttgaagggttaCGCCGGATGTGCTGTGCTTACGCTCGCCGTTACGACACTGGCTTTAAATGGGAATACCCTCTGCACTGCTGTGGGACTCTTGCCGCGTCACTGGGATGCGGTCGCCGGAGCCGGGCGTCTAGCCTCCCATATTCCCTCATATGCCCACCACCGGTAGGCCTGCTTTTCTTTCCGAATCagcacatttcttcttcttcttctctctctctctctttctctctctgtgtgtgattTGACTGTTTGAATTTGCCTGCTCATGTTTGCCGCTCGGACAAACAACCGGTCAGCCTAACGAGTCCTGACAGAGCTCGCTCATGACTTTCAGTCCCGTCGCATCCGGGGTTAAAATTAGATAGCTTAGTGTGTAAATATGCTCTATAAATAATGGAGCTGCTTTGGAGACCAGACGTTCGCCCACTCGGCGCATGCGTCGCTGCAGCCGGACTGCTGGTTACAGGACATTTATATTAGAGAGCGTCACGCCAGCTGGTCTGTTATTATAACAATGTCCATGGGCTGGCATGGTCAGATAAACGGTATGCATGCACTGGCCGAGCTTCGCTGCTCTCCACAACATCATATTCAATACAGaggaatttacatttttaaatcaataCAACATTTTGAAACGTAATATAAGAGCCTAAATTCATCTAAAAGAGGGTAATTAATGCTGTTTTCATGATCTAGTAGGTATTTCTTAGATAACTGGCATGTAGAGGTTGTGCAAGATGCATGTGGAAACTAGACACAGCTACCCTGCCACATGACCTTCTTAGATCATAATATTAAACTTGTTCCTAGTCCATTATTATTTCATTGAATTGTGTTACTTATTTTGGAGCAAACAATAAGTCATACGTAATATACTCAAGTGGATTTGAGCTCAATACTCACTATATGCAGAATATGCTAATTCCATTAGTGCTAATTACTGATGTGTAAATAAGATGTAAATGTTGTTGCTGGTTGATGAATTCAATATTCAACCAGGCTACTTCACATACAGTAGTGTAATCTTTAACAATACATCTTATTTCAATGGATGCTCGTGCATTTTTTATGTAAAATTAAAAGATACAAACTGTCTAACGTTGACAGAAAAGGTTTTCGATTTAAAGTCTCCTAGGCCAGATTGTAAAACACTCATTTGATGCCGTTTTAACAATGGTCATGGACTTATTATAACATCTTCTCAGCTTTATTGTCCACTTGACTAAATGAGATCGTTTTATGAAATAATTTTGAATTAAATACGTTTTAATTTAAAAGCAGCGTAAACATGTCAATCATGTGAATTCCTCGAGTCAGAGGCTAAAGTCACTGCTAATCTAAGTATTAGGAAGACAATCTTATCTGGTGTTCCTTTTCAGACGGAGCGACTGCCTTATCAAGGTGGCTTAAATAACTCAATGTTGGactaacacattttatttttttaatcacaggAAACAATGAAAATGTCTTACCAGCTATTCTTAGCTAGTCACTGCATTTTGATTTGTACTTCTTCTTTTAATTAAGTGCAAATTAGTTAAAACAGATTTCAATAATTTGGACCCGAAATGAACCCAGATTATGaccaaatatatatagttaCTGTGTTTTGACTCTTCGGGGCAGTATGATCCTATAGTATAGCCTTTATAGATTAAAAGTGATCCATATACCCTTAAATGTTCTGCATTAGAAGTATAAAATAGCATGTAAATGAATCAAAAGTAGTAATTCACTTGAATAGCTTTACTATTTCACACCTCACTCGGCCGGTTTGGCATCACAATTCATGTTTGTTCCATTTATGGCGATGGTATGCTGCGATGTTACAGCTCTCCCTCCACTCAAGTTACAACACGCCGGCAACAGCGAAAGCCTTGTGCTGCAAACGTATCGGCGATGCTTATGTAAATATGGAATTGCCTCTCATCTCAGATCTGGAATGTGTAAATCAAGTTGTACTCCCTCACTCCaaaaggaatgaaggaatgtCTGAGTGGAGGACGGCGATGAGGATAACAagtgtatgactgtgtgttgCATGTCAGATGCTGCAGGGTTTTAAATCTGAATATTACAGAAAATTAACATGGGATACCGAGAGATTGTTTCTTACGCTAAATGCACTTTGTCCAGGTTCAATTTAAATGAATTGCTGAACCACAGGGAGCTATCtataaatacactaccgttcaaaagtttggggtcatccagacaattttgtgtcttccatgaaaactcacttttatttatcaaattaattgaaaatttaatagaaaatatagtcaagacattgacaaggttagaaataatgattaatatttgaagtattaattttgttcttcaaacttcaagctcaaaggaaggccagttgtatagcttatatcaccagcataactgttttcagctgtgctaacataattgcacaagggttttctaatcagatattagtcttctaaggcgattagcaaacacaatgtaccattagaacactggagtgatagttgatggaaatgggcctctatacacctctggagatatttcattagaaaccagacgtttccacctagaatagtcatttaccacattaacaatgtatagtgtgtatttttaattaatgttatctttattgaaaaaacagtgcttttctttgaaaaataaagacatttctaagtgaccccaaacttttgaacggtagtgtatatataaattatctTAATTAGGCTGTAGGGGAAACTTATGTTTACAAGTGGAAAGGAACAGCGCAGAGTAAGCAggatgttcatgatgtcataCTAAATGGCGTCCTGCCAGTACCATTTTATTCCTAGAGGGTGTTATATAAATACAAGTGAAATCCTCACAATCTGTTGTCTTTGGCTTCTCCTTCCCTTAGAGAGGGACCAGTCACCGTTTTCCTCCACGCCAGCGAAGATGACGGCCCCGTCGAATCAAACCCACGCAGCGCCGCAGCAACAGCGCTTCCTCGTGTTCTTCGACTTCGACGAGACCATCATCAACGAGAGCAGCGACGACGCTGTGGTGCGCGCCCTACCGGGTCAGCAGcttcctgattggctgagaagCAGCTACAGGGAGGGCCACTACAACGAGCACATGCAGAAGGTCTTGGTGTATATGGCGGAGCAGGGCGTGTCTGAGGACTCCATCCATTCGGCGCTGGAGAAGATCCCGCCCGCGCCTGGCCTCCCGGCCCTCTTCCAGTATCTGCAGGGCAATCGGCAGGACTTTGAGCTGGCGGTGGCCTCCGACGCCAACATGTACTTCATCGAGACCTGGCTGGAGCGCGCCGGGGTGCGCCACCTTTTCACCAAGATTTTCACAAACCCGGCAAGTTTTGACGCAACTGGCCGCCTAGTTCTGCTCCCCTTCCACTCCCACTCGTGCTCCCGTTGCCCCAACAACATGTGCAAGCAGGTGATCCTCCGGGAGTATCTGGCGGGCCGGCAAAAGGAGCGCGGCGGTGCTCCCTTTCAGAGGGTGTTCTATATCGGAGATGGGGCCAATGATATCTGTCCCTCTCTGGCTCTGGGGCCCCGAGACGCAGccttcccgaggagggactTCCCCATGCACAGGCTGCTGCTGGAGATGTCCCAGGGTGCCAAGATCAAGGCAAACATAGTGCCTTGGGTCAGCGGCGAGGACATAGTGGACAGCCTGAAGAAAATagtggaggagagatgaggcGTGTTCCTTACTTTAAGCTACTTTTGGGGACATATTTCTATTAAAGGACAGTTGGTTGGGGACTGTTTGTATGATTGGGAACCAAAAGCTGTATTCACATTTGGGAAAAAGATGAGTTTTGGTTcagtgtttaaccctcctgttgccttcgggtcaatttgacccgattcaatgtttaaccctcctgttacctttatatttactgacatattttacccttggggtcaatttgaccccagctattaaaatctccagaaaattattagaattaatattgttttccaggtttaagtgtgaggtactttatgtttgtttgttgactaccgaaagaacaccgacattaaacatttaatcgggtcaaattgacccgaaggcggcaggaagGTTAAGGTCAAGGTAAGGCGTGAGGTTTGGGCAAGTCGTGGTGAGTGTGAGGATGAGATTCCAGGACAAAAATGTAAGTCAATGTCCCCAAAAGTGATCTAAGTAaaagtgcgtttgtgtgtgtgtgtgtgtagaagagaGAGTGAACGAGAGGAAAATATAGCAACGGTGCACCAACTCGTCTGTGTGAGCTGCAGGATATGCATGATTTTACCACAGCAACACTTGGCACAATATAGTGTGCGTTTATTTGAATCacctgtttttaaaatgaatagTTTTTGAAGAGAAATGGGTTTTGCAATCGACTTTCTTGCGAAGTTAGATATTGTGACGTCTGCGCCATACATATGCGGCTGATGTCAGCGGCTGGTTAGTTTAGCCGCGCGCAAAGACTTCAAATCGGAGGAAGCAGCTCGCCGTTTCTCCTCGTTTCCggtcttaatgctaagctaagataCCCAGCAGCGTATTTTCGGTAGACACGAGAGAGTGTTATAggtcttctcatctaactcgcTGCAAGATGTGATTaagtgtcatttaaaaaatgtaaaaactatACCTTTAATGCTAGCCTAAACACCTATTCTAATGCTAAGTAATAGGTTTTAGAATAGAGTAGAACCCGATTCCCATTTGAATGCAAATGAATTCGCTTTTTCTGTACAAGATAATCACGATCAATAATGGAGACGCGCAAAATACGGTGTACGTTGTGTTTTTTGAGTCGATCTTAACCAAAGTTGTGTCTAGTGTGCTCCGGAGTGagctaaatgaaatgcaatcagctcatttaacacacacacacacacacctgtaattTCATTTACATTTGACTATCTCACTGTATGTGACATTTCTGGGAAATCCGAGCTGTGGAAATGTGTGTCACGGGCGTCGAGATTTTCGCGAGCGACAGCAACAGCTTGAAGATACACTCCACTCTCGGGGCTCTCTTGTGTTGACAGgcgtgttattatttttttgaaacACTTGACAATGCATTCAAGGACCTCGCCGACTGACACGTGAAGCGGGATCAGGTGTCGTAGCACCGCGCGGGACAAAAGTCCACACGTGTCGAACAGGGCGGCGCAGAGCAGAGATAAGGTGTCAGAAACCCGCGCACACTCGCTGTGCTCTCTCCACCACTCAATACTGATACCTAATCTAGGGCTTGATTATACAACAGTAATCTACACCATCATGAGATTTAAAGGGAACGCTGTAGCCATCCGCTTGCACTTTGGTACAGCACTATCCCCTGTGACTGAAGCAAGGAGAACAAGTCGAATGCAAAGGGATTTaattgaagattttttttatttgtgtcgaTATTCTAAGCGAGCATTCGCTGTACTTGTACCCCTTTTGAAACTCACAGTGACGATTAATATTGATAAAAGGTCTGTTTAGATTGAGCCTCTGAAAAGCTCTCTTTATGGTCGAATGTATTCCCAGTAAACACGTTTGTTGTGACGATTATCCTCTCGTGTAACAAACTAAACTCAACACGTAGCCTCATTCTGCCTCACTAAATCTATGACATGGActtgaaaatgtatttaaaaaataaggagCACTTGGATACATTGAGATGGTTTAAttcataatttgttttaattcccggaaattgaaatatatatatattttttcatcctgttttcaaaaaacttttttttaaaattatgattCTTCTTGGGCATGTGTACTGTACATTATCAGATTGATACAGCCTGTTTCAGGTGTCCATGTATACAGACAAGTTAACGCTCACGTTGGTCCTGTCTAGTGACTTTAGGCCAGAGGTAGTATGAATAATTGAGTGTGTATTTGGAGAATTTTTTATCCATATACTGAACAGCTTTTTAAGCCATTGCAGATAACAATATGAAAGTTTGTGTGCTGATGAAAAGCTGTCAAAAAGACAAGTAATACACTTGTTGATGAAAAACTTCTagccttaaaaaaacaacattatccTATATAAGTGTTGGAAATTTCCTTTGCAGTGTTTTAGTTTCTCAGGGAGTAGAAACAAAAGTATTAACAAGCAAACACAATGATATGTTTATGAAATATGTGTATCTGCTGCTCTAAGAGCAATatgttaatttattatttaaaaagtatCGATCTTTAATCAATGCAGCTGGAGTGTGATCCTGAAACTCGTTGAGATCAAATCTTCAATTAATGCTTTGTGATTAAGAGACTAAAGTCACGTGAGTTTTACTCCTTCGAATGCtatgattatttaaaaaatgtaacggGGTAATTTACATTATCTTTAACTGTCTATGTATCTGTAAAACTTTCATGGAGTTTTGTGCAATAATGAAATGCTGTTTTCTTGATATGATGTCAAACAGGAAAGAAAAACGTTTGACGTTTTCA
This region includes:
- the LOC130204040 gene encoding probable phosphatase phospho1; translation: MPTTERDQSPFSSTPAKMTAPSNQTHAAPQQQRFLVFFDFDETIINESSDDAVVRALPGQQLPDWLRSSYREGHYNEHMQKVLVYMAEQGVSEDSIHSALEKIPPAPGLPALFQYLQGNRQDFELAVASDANMYFIETWLERAGVRHLFTKIFTNPASFDATGRLVLLPFHSHSCSRCPNNMCKQVILREYLAGRQKERGGAPFQRVFYIGDGANDICPSLALGPRDAAFPRRDFPMHRLLLEMSQGAKIKANIVPWVSGEDIVDSLKKIVEER